A single Epinephelus lanceolatus isolate andai-2023 chromosome 22, ASM4190304v1, whole genome shotgun sequence DNA region contains:
- the LOC144459785 gene encoding uncharacterized protein LOC144459785, translating to MMTAAASTAAPSTATPTTEAPTIALPTTAAPTTAAQTTAAPTTAAPTVAVPTTVALTTAAPTTAAPITVASTTVTPTIALPTGAAPTTSTPMTAPPTNVPPTTAAPSTASPSTTSPSTAVHQYTISADLPEEPYSDALTDPSSSEYKDLEKRVVAMCVQIYIKKFQLKFIYCVVIKFSPQTLRTAGVNATLGIGFNGTVPIAQLPSNAEVTRTFADALNNSNNTFNVTVNPNSLTVLDSPVTDATTTASPATVAPTTSAPTTAAPTTAAPTTAATTTAAPTTSPPTTAATTTVALITIRVTFRSLQSTFTSDLLNPSSTAFKQRAAMIKGQLDPVFHKGFPSSFKSLVVLSFSNGSVINLMDLVFVNSSAPNDTQIASVLSSAAQNVTGFDIETASIYVNGIISSGVSHKISLITAFCLVLLSWLLSSQQ from the exons ATGATGACTGCTGCAGCttccactgctgcaccttcgaCTGCCACTCCAACAACTGAAGCACCTACAATAGCTctaccaacaacagctgcacctacaacagctgcacagactacagcagcccctacaactgctgcaccaacagtGGCAgtccctacaactgtagcattgacaactgctgcccctacaactgctgcaccaataACAGTCGCTTCAACAACTGTTACACCTACAATTGCTCTACCAACAGGGGCTGCACCTACAACCAGCACACCTATGACTGCCCCTCCAACAAATGTtccacctacaactgcagcaccttcCACTGCTTCACCTTCTACAACTTCACCCAGTACTGCAGTACATCAATATACTATCTCCGCAGACTTGCCAGAAGAACCTTACTCAGATGCCCTCACTGACCCCAGCAGCAGTGAATACAAAGACCTTGAAAAAAGAGTTGTGGCAATG TGTGTTCAGATATACATAAAAAAGTTTCAACTAAAGTTTATCTACTGCGTTGTGATAAAGTTCAG CCCGCAAACACTACGAACAGCAGGAGTTAATGCAACTCTGGGGATTGGTTTCAATGGAACAGTTCCTATTGCACAACTCCCATCAAATGCAGAGGTTACTCGTACCTTCGCAGATGCTCTGAATAATTCCAACAATACCTTCAATGTGACTGTAAATCCAAACTCACTCACAGTGTTAG ATAGCCCAGTTACAGATGCAACTACAACTGCTTCACCTGCAACTGTAGCACCTACGACTTccgcacccacaactgctgcacctacaactgcagcaccaacaactgctgcaactacaactgcagcacctacgaCTTCCccacccacaactgcagcaacaacaactgTAGCACTCATAACAATAAGGGTGACTTTCAGATCTCTTCAAAGCACCTTTACAAGTGACTTGCTGAATCCATCATCTACAGCTTTTAAACAGCGAGCTGCAATGATAAAGGGACAG CTTGATCCTGTTTTCCATAAAGGATTCCCTTCCTCCTTCAAGTCCCTGGTAGTGCTGTCCTTCAG TAACGGATCAGTTATCAACCTAATGGACCTTGTCTTTGTAAACTCATCTGCGCCTAATGACACTCAGATTGCCAGCGTTTTGAGCAGTGCAGCTCAAAACGTCACCGGCTTTGATATCGAAACCGCCTCCATCTACGTGAATGGCATAA TTTCAAGTGGAGTAAGCCATAAGATCAGTCTCATCACCGCATTCTGCCTGGTACTGTTGTCATGGCTACTGTCCAGCCAGCAATAG